A genome region from Erigeron canadensis isolate Cc75 chromosome 3, C_canadensis_v1, whole genome shotgun sequence includes the following:
- the LOC122592679 gene encoding trihelix transcription factor ASIL2 has translation MDNNNNKPTTQQNHDPSPSPKKPPSTAPAATITTAGGSGGGGDRLKRDEWSEGAVSCLLEAYEAKWVLRNRAKLKGHDWEDVAKFVSSRANSSKSPKTQTQCKNKIESMKKRYRSESATSDVSSWPLFPRLDLLLRGTGGPPPVVTVAAVASVGHDPPCSHAVPVASGVPLKPFDHPPPVVVQTQPSPAIVTTTTMIQTSTLPVAPAVAAIPVIQEKNSVDSNGVDQEDKEDVIGTKIADNEPSEKMEIESDCSTPAALYSNEKDKLTHKTKIMTDSSRKRRRKGENSDVAESIRWLGKVMVRSEQAKVETMRELEKMRVDAEIKRGEIDLKRTEIIAHTQLEIAKLFAASMGKSVDPSLSIGRS, from the exons AtggataataataacaacaaaccAACTACCCAACAAAACCATGATCCCTCCCCCTCTCCCAAAAAGCCTCCATCCACCGCCCCCGCTGCCACAATAACAACAGCAGGTGGCAGCGGAGGCGGTGGAGACAGGTTAAAAAGAGACGAGTGGAGTGAAGGCGCGGTTTCGTGTCTCCTAGAGGCTTATGAAGCCAAATGGGTACTTCGAAACCGAGCCAAACTTAAAGGCCATGATTGGGAAGACGTAGCGAAATTCGTGTCGTCACGCGCCAATTCAAGCAAGTCACCTAAAACACAAACACAGTGCAAGAATAAAATAGAGTCCATGAAGAAAAGGTACAGGTCAGAGTCTGCTACTTCTGACGTGTCATCATGGCCTTTGTTTCCACGTCTAGATTTGTTGCTACGTGGCACTGGTGGTCCACCACCTGTAGTAACTGTTGCTGCCGTGGCATCTGTTGGTCATGATCCACCCTGTAGTCATGCTGTCCCCGTTGCTAGCGGTGTTCCTTTAAAGCCTTTTGATCACCCGCCGCCTGTTGTTGTACAAACACAACCGTCACCGGCGATTGTCACCACGACGACCATGATTCAGACATCGACTTTGCCGGTGGCCCCTGCGGTTGCTGCGATTCCGGTGATTCAAGAGAAGAATTCTGTTGATTCTAATGGCGTTGATCAGGAGGATAAG GAAGATGTAATTGGTACGAAAATAGCGGACAATGAGCCGTCTGAGAAAATGGAGATTGAGAGTGATTGCAGTACCCCGGCGGCTCTCTACAGCAACGAAAAGGATAAGCTAACTCACAAGACAAAGATTATGACAGACAGTAGTAGAAAAAGGCGAAGAAAAGGAGAAAACTCGGACGTTGCTGAGAGCATACGATGGTTGGGTAAAGTAATGGTGAGGTCCGAGCAAGCTAAAGTGGAGACAATGCGGGAACTAGAGAAGATGAGAGTGGATGCTGAGATCAAGAGAGGTGAAATCGACTTAAAAAGAACTGAAATAATCGCCCATACTCAATTAGAAATTGCTAAGCTCTTCGCCGCAAGTATGGGAAAAAGCGTCGACCCCTCTTTGAGCATCGGAAGGAGTTGA